The Setaria viridis chromosome 2, Setaria_viridis_v4.0, whole genome shotgun sequence DNA window TTCATATACTTTACTCTTGCTATCCATTATATGCCATTCATTCATAAGCTACTTGTCGGTATTTTCTGCAGATATGAAATTCCACAACCCAAAACTGTTTAGAAAGGATAAAATCCATTATTTTCATTTGAAATAAGGTATGGCTTCTTTGCAATATAACAGTACTTGCATCTAAATGTACGAGCGGTGAACATTTTGTGTCGGAAATCAGATGAACCGTATCATAATTCTACAGAACACAAGCCCTGTTGTGAAATAGTAGATCCATTGAACAAGTGAAATTTAAGCACATTACAATGCAACGTATTAACTTTATGTGGTTTTCATGAGATGAGTTTGACCACTACTCTTTATAACTTCAACATTAACATATTCTAACCAATTTAGCTTTTGTGAAAGCATTTCTAAAGACAAATCTAGTAACATGGTTTCATGTAACAAACCTTGATCACTTAAACATATCAAAATGTGACAGCAATAATTCTAGAGCATCCAAAATAAAAGGCACAGACATACCATATAGTAATCTCCTTCAATTGTCTACATTTTACTCCAAATTTCTTTGATTGAAAAGGAATTCACTGCTTTCTGTACACACATTACAGGTGTCGACAATCCTGTGCAGAGTCCAGAAGAATTGTTAAGAGTTTTGTGAGATCCAGAACTAATAGAAGATGGAAGTATTACCAACAATATAGACTGTCTAGACAGGCTGATTTTTCTTCAATTTTGATAGATTAAGAAAAAGAGAATCCTCTTCGATTTTTTTGAGCTAAATTTTGGGCCTTGAAACTTAGTGCGTAGATTCTAATTTTTGTTGCCTCGCTGCATCCCAATAATTGCctcagatttttctttttgagaaacTAGCGttattcttttttataaaaCGATAATAATGCCTATTCAGCAAAGCTGCTTGTTTATTCAGAACAAGAGCCATTTTGATATTATTGATCCGTATATTTTTAGTTCACTTTCAGTTATAGTGTATATCCATATTTTGGCAATGTCTTTCCTGATGAGATATGGTATAACGGCTCAAATTTTGTCACTTCGTTTTGGTAGGATACAAAGTTCTTTAAATATATCCGTGTACAAGTTGGCATTGTCATAACTATATCCCGCTGTTTatacgcccccccccccccccccccccccccccccccccccggaggCAAATATGAAAAAATGTGGTTATATGATTATGACACTATATTTTTGGGACAAACATTCTCCGCACGTTTCCGAATATCCAAACTCAAACGCATAAAAGTACTCGCTCTGTTGTGAACTGAGCATAGCTCGGCTGTTAAAGATTTCTTATGGTTGAGTCCATCTGGATCTGGTCTTCTTATGATTGAGTCCATCTGGATCTGGTCCTCTCAACTCAGTATGGgcgatttcatttttttaatttattttaggaTTTAATCGGTACTATTCCTTCAGTAGTAGATGATGTACCTATCGTGAAGTGTCAGTGATGGCTTCGTCAATTTCAAGTATATATCGGCTCAATTGAAGGTGCTTACGTGTGTGTACTGTGCTTAAAAGTACTTTTCTATTGTACTCGAGTATTCTGAGGAGCCTAGTCTAACTTGAGTCTGGTGGGTTTTGGCCCGCCGTTACCGGCGGGACGTGGTTAgcgaaaaacaagaaaaaaaacccACCCACGCTGGTTACCGGTTagcaaaaacaagaaaaaagtcAGGCTGGTCCGAAACCTcaaacaattaattttatttatttttttataaaaaccaCTGTTCTCGGTGAGGTGGCTTTGTTCTCTAACTACCATTGAACCGAGGACGAGGTGCAACTACGAGGTACTAACGTAGTAGGGCTTTCCACCCGCTCAACGGCCATTTCGACACGTCAACCGATCTCCATCCGCGTTAGGTCTCCCAGGCAAGCGCTGGCGAACACGGACGGATAGGATAGGATCTTGGAGACTGCTGACCGACCTCGAGAGACGCGCACGCTCACGAGCCCAGAAGCCGGTGGCGCGCGGCCTCTCCAGAACCATCCGGGCAGCCCGGATTCGCCAGCGTGAGCGGTGGCACCTGCACGCTTGCGCGCCGGGCTCCAGGCCTCCCGGGCACGGCACGCGTACGTGTCCCTCGGCCGACGCCGCTTGGGCTCGCCCCGCTGGCGGAGCGCGCACACGCGTCGCCACCTCCCCGTCCCCCGCGCATGCAGGCCGCTTCAGTCTCACGCTCGACGCTCCGGTACTTCTCGGCAAGTCGGCAACGGATAGACGATAAGCCTTTGGCAACCGGCTGGTCCCCTACCCCACTCCGCCTTTAAAAACTGGAGCTGCTGCTTCGTTTAGCTACCTTGTCCATTAGCCTTGTTAGCTGCTGCTGCGTCTACTTAGCCTTgtgccgccgcctgctcccATTGCTGTGCAAGCTTAGGCTCGCTCTAGCTCTTGACTCCTAGTGCAAAGGAGAGGCTAGCTTCCGAGTTTCCAACAATGGCCGGGGTTGGGAGGAACatggtggcgccgctgatggtGCTCAACCTGATCATGTACCTCGTCGTCATCGGCTTCGCGAGCTGGAACCTCAACCACTTCATCAACGGCCAGACCAACTACCCGGGTACGTTCGCGTGGTTCTTGGTTTTTCCATTGGCAGGGTGGTCGCTGATCTCATTGTACGTAGTGATCATGCCTGGCGCTTGCTTCCTTAATTAAATTGCAGGCGTGGCCGGCAACGGCGCGACGTTCTACTTCCTGGTGTTCGCGATCCTGGCCGGCGTGGTGGGCGCCGCGTCCAAGCTCGCCGGCGTGCACCACGTCCGCGCCTGGAGCCACGACAGCCTCGCCACCAACGCCGCCTCCTCGCTTATCGCGTGGGCCATCACCGCGCTTGCATTCGGGCTGGCGTGCAAGGAGATCCACATCGGGGGCCACCGCGGGTGGCGCCTCCGCGTGCTGGAGGCCTTCGTCATCATCCTCGCCTTCACGCAGCTGCTCTACGTGCTCATGCTCCACACCGGACTcttcggcggcagcggcggctacCGGGACCACGACtacggcgccggcgctgccacAGCCGGCGAGCCCAAGAACGCCCCCAGGGTCTGATGTGATCTCGCAGCTGTTCCGGCCGGACGCTGCATAGTACCTGATGAAGCGTTCGGTCACGCTGCACGAGTAGCGTAACGCTGCAATAGTACTTTATAATGGGTTGTGTGTGTTGACGTGTGTACCTAGTCGGTCGTCTGATCATCTCTACTGTTTAGCAGTAAGGTCATCAGCTCATCTCTGGATTGTGCATGTATGTCAGTGTCAAATGTATCTTGTGGGCCGCCAGTTTCAGCCGGTCATCAGTGACATTGGTGAGATGAGATTTGTGTTGTTTGGCTCAATCAATCTGTCCTTTTTATGATGTTCCTCACCTGCCATGATGCGTAGCGAAAGACGAATTCCAAACATTTTGAGCTGAACCATATGCTGATATCCTATATAATTGAGAACTGCCATCCATCAGTTTCAGCAAAGCTCTCTTCGAGCTATCGAGTTCGATCAGTTCGTGCGTGTACGTCGTAGCTACTACCTGTATATCGGATATGATACCGGATGTGCTCTGCAGTATAATTCCATTGTAATTCGATTTGTAGGGGCGTCCTCATTTTTTCTCTAGGGGCGGGTTTCTAGCGGCGGGTGGCAGGCGGTTTCCGCCCCTGGCAGGCGGGCCCGCCCCTACAATAGGGGCGTGCGTCCTTTCTAGGGCGGAGGCAGCGTGCGTCCTCATTTTGGTTTCTAGGGGCAGGGGCGTGCGTCCTCATTTTGCACGCCCCTCATTTTGGTTTCTATCCCCTCATTTTGGTTTCTAGGGGCGGTGGTGCGGTGGAGCCGGTAGAAATTGAAATTGCCACATGCATCTATTTTTTCCCTGGGCGGTGGGCGGTCCCTGGGCGGGTGGCAGGCGGTTAAAAAGAATCTAAGAGCTACTATAGCAATCGATCCACCCTTGAAGAAAAGCATTTGCCACCCTTGGAAAGCATTTGCCATCCTTGGAAAAGCATTTGCCACCCTTGGAAAAGCATTTGCACTGGGCGGGGCGCGGTGGGCCGCCCATGGGCTGCCTTAAAAAAGAATCTAAGAGCCCCACCCCTGAAAAAGCATTTGCCAGCATCCACCCTTAGAAAAGCATTTGCAGGGTGGGATCCGTCCCTACAAATGGAGGCTATGTAATCGACCCGCTCCTGTATGTAATCGACCCGCTCCTGAAAAAGGGCAGAACCCGCCCCTGCAATGGGGCGATTATCATGGGATGACCTGGTGAAATTGCCACCGCACCtaaaaaagaatctaggagCTACTGTAGCAATCGACTCGTCCCTGGAAAAGCATTTGCAGGGGTGGGACCCGTCCATGAAAATAAGGCTATTATCATGGGACGACCCGCCCCTAAAAATCACCATTTTCAGGAGGCGGGTCaccccatcacccgcccctgaaaATGGGAaccatttctaggggcgggtgatgTAATACCTAATGTTAATGACAGCCTAAGGGTGTCAATAAGAAGTTAATGACGAGCTTTGGAGCAAAAGGAAGGTAATttgactcaaagtcaaattcgagccgaatttgaccgaaattgcaatttggagtttcaatttgaataaatttggaaaaaatatgaagttgaggctTGAGGTGTTTAGAACTCAAAGGAATGCAGTTGGAGACTAATCCTAGACTTAAACCCCTTAGGAATGCAACTGAAAAAGGAGTCAACAGAGTTACTATTCCCCGTTCGAAAATACGCAATTCTGAAAAATCATAATAAGTACCCAACTTCGAAATTGGTTTCTGCATAACTTTTCATATAAGTGGGCAAAGGTTTCTgaacattagtgaaatatggtcCTTAGACAAGCTTAGTGGGATGTTGTTGGCCAGAGAAAGTGGaggaatcaaatttaaaatggGACTCAATCAAGCAGTTTTCAGCCTAGTTGCTGAAGTGATTtttcctaagtctgaaacagcaatgGATGACCATGTTTGGAGCAAGCTTCAGGGAAATGTAGTGCAAAGGATATATGAGTTCAAGTGCAAAATGGAATTCTTGTTAGTTATAGAACACCAATAGATGAGGATTAAACCATATGGAGCACGTTTGAGCTACTCAAATCAAGTCAAAAGAAGGGCAAATGGCCCTGTTTCAGTGCCTGACGAACTAAATCAAAGGGATTCAGTACAGTTCAGTTCTGCCCCTTAAAAATTTCAACCCTAGAGTGATTATCTCGGGtagaggccaatctatcaatttAAGTGCTTGATTTCCtctacaagtttgtttaaaggaTTTTCGGACTGTAGGATTCG harbors:
- the LOC117845621 gene encoding membrane protein PM19L — protein: MAGVGRNMVAPLMVLNLIMYLVVIGFASWNLNHFINGQTNYPGVAGNGATFYFLVFAILAGVVGAASKLAGVHHVRAWSHDSLATNAASSLIAWAITALAFGLACKEIHIGGHRGWRLRVLEAFVIILAFTQLLYVLMLHTGLFGGSGGYRDHDYGAGAATAGEPKNAPRV